From the Psychrobacillus sp. FSL K6-4046 genome, one window contains:
- the murA gene encoding UDP-N-acetylglucosamine 1-carboxyvinyltransferase, translated as MDKIVVKGGQRLTGNVRVEGAKNAVLPVLAAALLATKGKNVIKDVPTLADVLTINEVLKSLNTEISYSPELNEVIIDSQQKLSSEAQFEYVRKMRASILVMGPILARNGFARVALPGGCAIGSRPIDQHLKGFEAMGAEISFGHGFVEAKTTGRLKGAKIYLDVPSVGATENIMTAAALAEGITVIENAAKEPEIVDLANFINEMGGKVKGAGTDTIRIEGVEELHGTEHHIIPDRIEAGTFMVAAAITKGDVLIENAVPEHMTALISKMQEMGIEIKEEGQGLRVRSNGNLKSVDVKTMPHPGFPTDMQSQMMALMMTAHGTGIITETVFENRFMHVEEFRRMNGNMKIEGRSVMMDSPSNLQGAEVAATDLRAAAALIIAGLVAEGVTRVTQLYHLDRGYVNFDKKLAALGADIERIGTENTEKAAQLV; from the coding sequence GTGGATAAAATTGTTGTTAAAGGCGGCCAAAGGTTAACAGGTAACGTACGGGTCGAAGGTGCTAAAAATGCAGTATTACCTGTATTAGCAGCAGCTCTACTCGCGACAAAGGGTAAGAACGTAATTAAAGATGTACCAACACTTGCAGATGTTTTGACGATAAATGAAGTACTAAAAAGTTTAAATACAGAAATTTCATATAGCCCCGAACTAAACGAAGTAATAATTGACTCTCAACAAAAATTATCAAGTGAAGCACAGTTTGAGTATGTGCGTAAAATGAGAGCATCCATTCTTGTAATGGGACCAATTCTTGCTCGTAATGGTTTTGCTCGAGTTGCATTACCAGGTGGTTGTGCTATTGGCTCTAGACCAATTGACCAACATTTAAAAGGCTTTGAAGCAATGGGTGCAGAAATTTCATTTGGACATGGATTTGTCGAAGCTAAAACAACTGGACGTTTAAAAGGTGCTAAAATCTATCTAGACGTACCAAGTGTTGGAGCGACAGAAAACATCATGACTGCAGCAGCTCTAGCTGAAGGAATTACAGTTATTGAAAACGCTGCGAAAGAACCAGAAATTGTTGATTTAGCAAACTTTATCAATGAAATGGGCGGTAAAGTTAAAGGTGCAGGTACAGATACAATCCGTATCGAGGGTGTAGAAGAATTACACGGTACTGAGCATCACATTATTCCGGACCGTATTGAAGCAGGAACTTTTATGGTTGCTGCAGCAATTACAAAAGGCGATGTATTAATTGAAAATGCTGTACCAGAGCATATGACAGCTCTTATTTCTAAAATGCAGGAAATGGGCATTGAGATTAAAGAAGAGGGCCAAGGTCTTCGTGTGCGCTCTAATGGAAACTTAAAATCAGTGGATGTTAAAACAATGCCACACCCTGGATTCCCAACAGATATGCAATCACAAATGATGGCATTGATGATGACAGCTCACGGTACAGGTATTATTACAGAAACAGTTTTTGAAAACCGTTTTATGCACGTAGAAGAATTTAGACGTATGAATGGTAATATGAAAATTGAGGGACGTTCTGTGATGATGGATTCTCCATCTAACCTACAAGGTGCAGAGGTGGCGGCTACGGATCTTCGTGCAGCTGCAGCTCTAATTATTGCAGGTTTAGTGGCTGAGGGCGTAACTCGAGTAACACAGCTTTATCATTTAGATCGCGGTTATGTTAATTTTGACAAAAAGTTAGCTGCTTTAGGTGCTGACATTGAGCGTATTGGAACAGAAAATACCGAAAAAGCGGCTCAGCTCGTTTAA
- a CDS encoding M23 family metallopeptidase translates to MREEQSKKPSQQKSKNPKKPWFWPLVYAGFSVAFVGMIWGYNVYVSDDSAEESEWTDASNPDKVAIETNAKAESMKYPFKEAMLDNVEIVQHYYDLEADEATREKSLLVFDQTYVASTGVSLTMNNEPFEVVAALSGKVEAVNVDPFLGDEIVISHANGMQTKYRSVAGILVKAGDEVEQGQALGTAAENEWNPTAGIHLQFEVLENGVLVNPESLLAF, encoded by the coding sequence ATGAGAGAAGAACAATCTAAAAAGCCTTCTCAGCAGAAGAGTAAGAACCCGAAAAAACCTTGGTTTTGGCCACTAGTATATGCAGGTTTTTCGGTAGCGTTTGTCGGAATGATTTGGGGTTATAATGTGTATGTCAGCGATGATTCTGCAGAAGAATCAGAATGGACAGACGCAAGTAATCCAGACAAAGTTGCAATTGAAACGAATGCAAAAGCGGAATCTATGAAATATCCTTTTAAGGAAGCTATGCTAGATAACGTGGAAATTGTACAGCACTATTATGATTTAGAGGCAGACGAAGCAACTCGTGAGAAATCATTGCTTGTGTTTGACCAAACTTACGTAGCGAGCACTGGTGTATCTTTAACGATGAACAATGAGCCATTTGAAGTTGTAGCAGCATTAAGCGGTAAAGTGGAAGCAGTAAACGTAGACCCATTCCTAGGAGACGAAATCGTAATCTCTCATGCAAATGGTATGCAAACAAAATATCGTTCTGTCGCTGGCATTCTAGTAAAAGCAGGAGACGAGGTTGAACAAGGCCAAGCTCTTGGAACTGCAGCTGAAAATGAATGGAATCCTACTGCAGGTATCCACCTTCAATTTGAAGTACTTGAAAATGGAGTCCTTGTTAACCCGGAATCATTACTAGCATTTTAA
- the spoIID gene encoding stage II sporulation protein D, whose product MKQYILLIILCIGLMILPFLMIKDKVKEKAVPEVVPEIEVDCPILIEVKGVKEKIPLETYVLGVVAAEMPITFHEEALKAQSIAARTYVLRETDYGSKSIDKTVQKQVYVGPEERKKRWGDSFKEYEDKLQRVVASTEGEIIVYQDQLITAMFFSTSNGQTESAENYSGYAIPYLVSVPSQKEEEYSKKVQQTFEFTHKEWADAFKIKWSNNIVGNVKIAHTDSNRVKTIEMNGKSWTGREVRTLLGLPSTDFKIAFQNDKVIVETTGYGHGVGMSQYGAEVLANDSKKAHDILLHYYTGTKIKSFSPCLKSP is encoded by the coding sequence ATGAAACAATACATTCTCTTAATAATCCTTTGCATCGGTCTAATGATTTTGCCTTTTCTTATGATTAAAGACAAAGTGAAAGAAAAGGCTGTACCAGAAGTCGTACCTGAAATTGAAGTTGACTGTCCAATACTAATTGAGGTGAAAGGGGTAAAGGAGAAAATTCCTCTTGAAACGTATGTGTTAGGGGTAGTTGCTGCAGAAATGCCAATCACATTCCATGAAGAAGCATTAAAAGCACAGTCGATTGCTGCGAGAACCTACGTTTTAAGAGAAACTGATTATGGATCAAAGTCAATTGATAAGACAGTACAAAAGCAAGTGTATGTAGGTCCAGAAGAAAGGAAAAAACGCTGGGGGGACTCCTTTAAGGAATACGAGGACAAGCTTCAACGAGTCGTAGCTTCTACAGAAGGTGAAATTATTGTCTATCAGGATCAGCTAATAACTGCGATGTTCTTTTCTACGAGCAATGGTCAAACAGAAAGCGCTGAGAACTATAGTGGATATGCAATACCTTATTTGGTATCCGTACCAAGTCAGAAGGAAGAAGAGTATTCAAAGAAGGTGCAACAAACGTTTGAGTTCACTCATAAAGAGTGGGCGGACGCGTTTAAGATCAAATGGTCTAATAATATCGTAGGCAATGTGAAAATAGCACATACTGATTCAAATCGAGTAAAGACTATCGAAATGAACGGGAAAAGCTGGACAGGCAGAGAGGTTAGAACATTACTTGGCTTGCCTTCTACTGATTTCAAGATAGCTTTTCAAAATGATAAAGTGATAGTGGAAACTACTGGTTACGGGCACGGAGTAGGGATGAGCCAATACGGTGCCGAGGTTCTAGCAAACGATTCCAAAAAAGCACATGACATATTATTGCATTACTATACAGGAACAAAAATAAAAAGTTTTTCTCCATGTTTAAAATCTCCTTAA
- a CDS encoding DNA-directed RNA polymerase subunit beta has protein sequence MTEEVKSSSRQQRRLEKAQGQANKKEPVNESTEQTKQTKWVQIRMFPIWLRILIVAALIAVAVAAGLMVGYGVIGEGEPKDALKWETYQHIFDIKDGK, from the coding sequence ATGACAGAAGAAGTAAAATCTTCTAGCAGACAACAACGTAGGCTAGAAAAAGCACAAGGGCAAGCAAATAAGAAAGAACCAGTAAATGAATCAACAGAACAAACGAAACAAACTAAATGGGTTCAAATTCGTATGTTTCCAATTTGGTTGCGTATCCTAATTGTTGCGGCTCTTATAGCAGTGGCAGTAGCTGCTGGACTTATGGTCGGCTACGGAGTAATAGGCGAAGGCGAGCCAAAGGATGCGCTCAAATGGGAAACGTACCAGCATATATTTGACATTAAAGACGGTAAATAA
- a CDS encoding flagellar hook-basal body protein, whose product MLRTMITATNTMSQLQNQLDIIGNNLSNSNTHGYKSKEVKFQELLYQQFNNDKLDKADRQSPVGIRYGVGAALAQSQMNWKQGSIQSTGRDLDFAFQEPKQYFQVIMPDGQNGEKTAYTRQGAFYVSPVENGQLMLVNGEGYPVADAQGQAITLREGVSRFSVNESGVLVAEYPDGTTDQRELAVSVLQKPQFMEHLSAAYIVIPENLDELGANAEDVMVDLQGAARGEISLSNQVLEMSNVDVSKEMTDLMTTQRQYQFSARSISIADQMMGLINGIR is encoded by the coding sequence ATGCTACGTACTATGATTACAGCAACCAACACGATGTCCCAATTACAAAACCAATTAGATATTATAGGGAATAACCTTTCCAATTCTAATACGCATGGTTATAAATCAAAAGAAGTTAAGTTTCAGGAATTACTGTATCAGCAATTTAACAATGATAAGTTAGATAAAGCCGACAGACAGTCACCTGTAGGTATTCGTTACGGGGTGGGAGCAGCGCTTGCTCAGTCGCAGATGAATTGGAAGCAAGGGAGTATCCAATCTACTGGTAGAGACCTAGATTTTGCTTTCCAGGAGCCTAAGCAATATTTTCAGGTAATTATGCCAGACGGCCAAAATGGTGAAAAAACAGCTTATACTCGTCAAGGAGCGTTTTATGTTTCTCCGGTAGAGAATGGTCAGCTGATGCTCGTTAACGGGGAAGGATATCCAGTTGCCGACGCACAAGGACAAGCGATTACCTTACGAGAAGGTGTTTCCAGATTCTCTGTCAATGAATCCGGAGTCTTAGTAGCAGAGTATCCAGATGGCACAACTGATCAAAGAGAATTAGCGGTTTCTGTACTGCAAAAGCCTCAATTCATGGAACACTTGTCTGCTGCGTATATTGTTATACCAGAGAATTTAGATGAGTTAGGTGCAAATGCTGAGGATGTTATGGTAGATTTACAAGGAGCGGCCAGAGGAGAAATTTCCTTGAGCAACCAAGTGTTAGAAATGTCTAATGTGGATGTTTCCAAAGAGATGACAGACTTAATGACCACTCAACGGCAGTATCAGTTTAGTGCACGTTCCATTTCCATTGCAGATCAAATGATGGGCTTAATTAATGGGATACGCTAG
- a CDS encoding rod shape-determining protein: MFAKDIGIDLGTANVLIHVKGKGIVLNEPSVVALDRNTNKVLAVGEEARQMLGRTPGNIVAIRPLKDGVIADFDVTEAMLKHFINKLNVKGFLSKPRILICCPTNITSVEQKAIREAAEKSGGKKVYLEEEPKVAAIGAGMDIFQPSGNMVVDIGGGTTDIAVLSMGDIVTSESIKVAGDVFDNDILQYIKKEYKLLIGERTAENIKIAVGTVFPDSRHEEMDIRGRDMVSGLPRTIMIKSDEIEHALRESVSVIVQSAKNVLEKTPPELSADIIDRGVIITGGGALLHGMDTLLMEELKVPVFTAERPMDCVAIGTGIMLDNIDKISRR, from the coding sequence ATGTTTGCAAAAGATATAGGAATTGATTTAGGGACAGCAAATGTGTTAATTCACGTGAAGGGCAAAGGAATTGTATTAAACGAGCCTTCCGTGGTTGCTTTAGATAGAAATACGAATAAAGTACTAGCAGTTGGAGAAGAAGCTCGACAAATGCTAGGTAGGACCCCAGGAAATATTGTAGCGATTCGTCCATTAAAAGATGGAGTAATTGCTGATTTTGATGTGACAGAAGCGATGCTTAAGCATTTTATCAATAAATTAAATGTAAAAGGCTTTTTATCGAAGCCTCGTATTTTAATATGCTGTCCTACAAACATTACAAGTGTTGAACAAAAGGCAATTCGCGAAGCAGCAGAAAAGTCTGGTGGGAAAAAGGTTTATTTAGAAGAGGAGCCAAAGGTTGCTGCGATTGGAGCAGGCATGGATATCTTCCAACCTAGCGGGAATATGGTTGTGGATATTGGTGGTGGAACTACTGATATCGCGGTACTTTCTATGGGTGATATTGTTACTTCTGAATCCATTAAGGTTGCTGGAGACGTTTTTGATAATGATATTCTTCAATATATTAAAAAAGAGTACAAGCTGCTGATCGGAGAACGAACTGCAGAAAATATTAAAATTGCGGTAGGAACAGTTTTTCCAGACAGTCGTCATGAGGAAATGGATATTCGCGGACGGGACATGGTAAGTGGTTTACCAAGAACGATTATGATCAAGTCCGATGAAATTGAACATGCACTTAGAGAGTCTGTATCGGTTATTGTACAATCGGCTAAAAATGTGCTAGAAAAGACTCCACCAGAGCTATCTGCAGATATTATTGACCGTGGCGTAATTATTACCGGTGGTGGAGCATTATTGCATGGAATGGATACTTTATTGATGGAAGAATTGAAGGTTCCTGTGTTTACTGCAGAAAGACCGATGGATTGTGTTGCTATTGGCACTGGAATTATGCTTGATAATATCGATAAAATAAGTAGAAGATAA
- a CDS encoding sporulation transcriptional regulator SpoIIID, translating into MHETIRHRCIRLGEMVIETKKTVRAIASKTGHSKSTVHKDLTERLHLVDPVLAKEVKEILAYHKSVRHLRGGEATKQKWKTKKDDR; encoded by the coding sequence GTGCACGAAACGATTCGTCATAGATGCATACGATTGGGTGAAATGGTAATTGAAACAAAGAAAACAGTTCGCGCCATCGCGAGCAAAACAGGTCATTCCAAAAGCACCGTACACAAAGACTTAACGGAAAGACTTCATCTGGTAGATCCAGTCCTGGCTAAGGAGGTCAAGGAAATTCTTGCCTACCATAAGTCAGTCAGGCATCTGCGAGGCGGAGAAGCTACGAAACAGAAATGGAAGACCAAAAAAGATGATAGGTAA
- the fabZ gene encoding 3-hydroxyacyl-ACP dehydratase FabZ encodes MLTTEQIQAILPHRYPFLMVDRILEIEEGKRAVGLKNVTINEEFFNGHFPGYPVMPGVLIVEALAQVGAVAVLQIPENKGRLAFFTGIDNCRFKRQVKPGDQLKLEVELTKLRGPMGKGHGIATVDGELVCETDILFALGPVQNNI; translated from the coding sequence ATGCTAACAACGGAGCAAATACAAGCTATTCTACCTCATCGATATCCATTTTTAATGGTAGATCGTATTTTGGAAATAGAAGAGGGTAAAAGAGCGGTAGGATTAAAAAATGTAACGATTAATGAAGAATTCTTTAATGGTCACTTTCCTGGATATCCGGTAATGCCAGGCGTTCTTATTGTGGAAGCGCTAGCCCAAGTTGGAGCAGTGGCAGTATTACAAATTCCTGAAAACAAAGGAAGACTCGCTTTCTTTACAGGAATAGATAACTGTCGTTTCAAACGCCAAGTGAAGCCAGGCGATCAACTGAAACTTGAAGTGGAGCTGACTAAGCTTCGCGGGCCGATGGGTAAAGGCCACGGTATTGCGACAGTAGATGGCGAGCTTGTTTGTGAAACAGATATCCTGTTTGCACTAGGACCTGTTCAAAATAACATTTAA
- a CDS encoding flagellar hook-basal body protein codes for MFRGFNTVASGMIAQQRRTELLTNNMANANTPGFKADQSTIRSFPDMLMSRLGPTKIPTENPISGKSLSTVGGISTGVYMSEIVALQTQGQLKQTDLNTDLALIDGGLPVDAESGKAGALFFRLEHPAGGEAYTRNGNFTLDAAGFLTNAQGLYVLNSSGQRIQMQNDDFRVGDDGQIYVDNESVSQIGVSFAATPDRLVKQDNGLFRTEDGNELPSAYDNGEVSFAMQQGYIEGSNVDTAKTMTELMSAYRTFEANQKILQAYDQSMQKTVNEVGRV; via the coding sequence ATGTTTCGAGGATTTAATACAGTAGCATCCGGAATGATTGCCCAACAGCGAAGAACCGAGCTATTAACCAATAATATGGCAAATGCGAATACACCAGGCTTTAAAGCAGACCAATCAACTATTCGTTCGTTTCCTGATATGTTAATGTCACGTTTAGGGCCGACTAAAATTCCAACAGAGAATCCGATAAGCGGAAAATCTCTTTCTACAGTTGGTGGAATTAGTACAGGCGTGTATATGTCTGAGATTGTTGCCTTGCAAACACAAGGACAACTAAAGCAAACGGATTTGAATACAGATCTTGCTTTAATAGATGGTGGGCTTCCAGTGGATGCTGAATCAGGAAAAGCAGGTGCATTATTTTTCCGACTCGAGCATCCTGCAGGTGGAGAGGCATACACTAGAAACGGTAACTTTACATTAGACGCAGCAGGCTTTCTGACGAATGCTCAAGGGTTATATGTATTAAATTCTTCCGGACAACGCATTCAAATGCAAAATGATGACTTCCGCGTAGGCGATGATGGACAGATTTATGTGGATAACGAGTCAGTTTCTCAAATTGGTGTTTCATTTGCAGCAACACCTGATCGTTTAGTTAAACAAGACAATGGTTTATTTAGAACCGAAGATGGCAATGAGCTACCTTCCGCATATGACAATGGAGAAGTAAGCTTTGCGATGCAGCAGGGCTATATTGAAGGATCTAACGTGGACACTGCAAAGACCATGACAGAACTCATGTCTGCGTATAGAACGTTTGAGGCAAATCAAAAAATACTTCAAGCATATGATCAAAGTATGCAAAAAACAGTCAACGAGGTTGGCCGAGTTTAA